From Candidatus Syntrophosphaera sp., the proteins below share one genomic window:
- a CDS encoding cyclic nucleotide-binding domain-containing protein gives MTTKTKKEAVSGLFTGLSEDLVRDFTHDLKTVKYGKGKTILLENESGACLYEIKKGRVEVSKALESKETPFAQLSEMKVGDFFGEMSLLTDSPRSCTVTALTDVELLEIPKDDFIRLSLTQPIVMFNLIRILSTRLRVTNERFTELMNEMIRKNRLMAIGMTASKIIHDIKTPLTVIVLTAQLIESLFPDSQEFTSSIVRQTKLVDELVRETLDYVKGTPQPILVQKVDMDAFLKDLKDTYGASLKSREIKLVVENKCSQHVYFDEERIRRVIINLLRNSSEAIEEKGEIRISANLASNWLQISVIDNGPGIPDSIASDLFKPFVTYGKPNGTGLGLPICEKMVQEHSGRMDYYPVQPHGARFDIRLPQNLN, from the coding sequence ATGACCACAAAAACCAAGAAAGAAGCAGTTTCAGGGCTGTTTACCGGCCTCAGCGAGGATCTCGTCCGGGACTTCACCCATGACCTCAAGACAGTCAAATATGGCAAAGGCAAAACGATCCTGCTCGAAAACGAATCCGGTGCTTGCCTCTATGAAATTAAAAAAGGCAGGGTGGAGGTCAGCAAGGCCCTGGAAAGCAAGGAAACGCCCTTTGCCCAGCTTTCCGAGATGAAGGTTGGGGATTTCTTCGGCGAGATGAGCCTGCTCACCGACTCGCCCCGCTCCTGCACCGTGACAGCCCTCACCGACGTCGAGCTGCTGGAGATCCCCAAGGACGACTTCATCCGCCTCAGCTTAACCCAGCCGATCGTGATGTTCAACCTCATCCGCATCCTCTCCACCCGACTCCGCGTCACCAATGAGCGCTTCACGGAACTGATGAACGAGATGATCCGCAAAAACCGCCTCATGGCCATTGGAATGACGGCCAGCAAGATCATCCACGACATCAAGACCCCCCTCACCGTGATCGTGCTCACCGCCCAGCTCATCGAAAGCCTCTTTCCGGACAGCCAGGAATTCACTTCCAGCATCGTCAGGCAGACCAAACTGGTGGACGAATTGGTGCGCGAGACACTGGATTACGTCAAGGGAACACCCCAGCCCATCCTGGTGCAGAAAGTTGACATGGACGCCTTCCTCAAAGACCTCAAGGATACCTACGGCGCCTCGCTGAAAAGCCGCGAGATCAAACTGGTGGTGGAAAACAAATGCAGCCAGCACGTCTATTTCGACGAAGAACGCATCCGCCGCGTGATCATCAACCTCCTCCGCAACAGCTCTGAAGCGATCGAGGAGAAAGGCGAGATCAGGATCAGCGCCAATCTGGCCTCGAACTGGCTGCAGATCAGCGTGATCGACAACGGGCCCGGCATCCCGGATAGCATTGCCTCGGACCTCTTCAAACCCTTCGTGACCTACGGCAAGCCCAACGGCACCGGCCTCGGCCTGCCCATCTGCGAAAAGATGGTGCAGGAACACTCCGGCCGCATGGATTACTACCCCGTCCAGCCCCACGGCGCCCGTTTCGACATCCGCCTCCCCCAAAACCTGAACTGA
- a CDS encoding outer membrane lipoprotein-sorting protein: MKHFILLLLFSAGLLWAAQPDPAAILKAIDANMTASSAKSVTRMVIHGKRSSRTVESINWSQGRDKFYTEYTAPPREKGTKMLKVGDNLWIYDPGTDRTIQISGNMLKQSVMGSDLSYEDFMEDTSLEEDYAAVIDKDATYEGRECWVMTLTAKKPGLAYQTCKLHVDKERNVILYEQLYAKSGKLLKSVAYSDVAKTSSRWYPRRVLFKDELKEGKGTEYFVDSIEFDVSIPAATFTKAMLKK, encoded by the coding sequence ATGAAACATTTTATCCTGCTGCTGCTTTTCTCCGCCGGCCTCCTCTGGGCGGCGCAGCCTGATCCCGCAGCCATCCTCAAGGCCATCGACGCGAACATGACCGCTTCCTCCGCCAAAAGCGTCACCCGCATGGTCATCCACGGCAAGCGCTCCTCCCGCACGGTGGAATCGATAAACTGGTCCCAGGGCAGGGATAAATTCTACACCGAATACACCGCCCCGCCCCGCGAAAAGGGCACCAAGATGCTCAAGGTGGGGGACAACCTCTGGATCTACGATCCCGGCACCGACCGCACCATCCAGATCTCCGGAAACATGCTCAAGCAATCCGTGATGGGCAGCGACCTTTCCTACGAGGATTTCATGGAGGATACGAGCCTGGAAGAGGATTACGCGGCCGTCATCGATAAAGATGCCACCTACGAGGGCAGAGAATGCTGGGTCATGACCCTGACGGCGAAAAAGCCCGGCCTGGCCTATCAAACCTGCAAACTCCACGTGGATAAGGAGCGCAACGTCATCCTCTACGAACAGCTTTACGCCAAGAGCGGGAAACTGCTCAAATCCGTCGCATACTCCGATGTCGCCAAAACCAGCAGCCGCTGGTATCCCCGCCGCGTCCTTTTCAAAGACGAACTCAAGGAGGGCAAAGGGACCGAGTATTTCGTGGACAGCATCGAGTTCGACGTCAGCATTCCGGCGGCCACTTTCACCAAGGCGATGCTGAAAAAGTGA